A region of the Gambusia affinis linkage group LG11, SWU_Gaff_1.0, whole genome shotgun sequence genome:
TGACAAATAGCTGGAATGcagtttgtgaataaaaatagtTATCTTCACACAACTCCTAGATTGCTTTCGTAAAACAAGTTATGACTGGCAGACAGTTTTCCAAAAAGTTTAGTTAGGGGTGGTTAGAAGGTTGCCACTGATATTCTTGAGATGTGGCACCAAAACCAAAACCTATAGAATTTCAgaagtttgttaaagtttattttaaaaataaacgtGGTTGTCTttagaagttttaaaaacataaactcatGTATTCAAGTGTATATCTGTAAAACTATGCTTTTCTGACACATACAAATTTTAGTGTCAATTAGTTTATAATTCTGTTGCTCTCCTAAATTTGACATAAATAAGTGATCCTGTCACTTTTAGGTGACAGACCAACAGCCACTGGCATAAATGGGAATAATGAagggcaaaaaagaaaacatattaacaTAAACAAATGCATGTTGCCACTCACCAAAGTTAGTATTTTTCTAATACTAACTTATTACTAAGTTAACTAActaaaaaaatggtttttagtattttaattaaTGCTAAAAAACATCCACTCAAAACTGTCTTGCATTGTGGAGGGAGAAGAGGAGTGAACATTAGGACTGCATATTATATCCccaaatttttaagaaattttatttacCGGTAATACATAAGTGTATGCAATGTTGGTAGTGCACATCAGAATGCAATGTTAGACATTAGGCTCAGAAGTTCATGCTTTACTTTACCAGACATGCAACCTGATGAATGAAGGGTCACTCCAGTGGATCCATAAATTATAGAATGTAGCACCAAAGATGCTAATGGCCAAAGAGAgtattggaaacattttaataattgttgaGAGGCAAAGGTGTTACaaaagtgtaaatgtttttcatgatgAAAAGAACATTGCAGTATGTTGCAATATTAGAAAACTTCACCATCACTTGAATTCCTAATATCATTAATTCATTGTGGACTTTGCCCACATGATCCCTAACTGGTGGTGTGACTGATTCCCTAACTGTTGGTGTGACATGAATATTTCATGTTGGTAAaatattcaagtttattttacttgtagCACCCCgaacattttaaatctattctGTCTATAGTTCTCAAGGTCCAGAACTAATTTGTTCGTCTAtgcatttctttgtctttttctctgttctctCTTCCAGAAGAAATTAAGTGCTTACAACAAGATGCAGGAGTGTACAGAGCAGCAGGAGCCACCTCAGGGAGGAATGAGAGGGATGTTGCAGAGAAATCAGGGTGTTCAGCAGGGTCCTGCAGCAGCAATTGCTGAATCAAGTCCTAGATCCTCTGCTGAATCAGAGTTAAAGGACAGTACTCAACCGGCTGAAGCAGAATACTTGAGCTCGCGGTGTGTGTTGTTCACCTACTTTCAAGGCGACATTGGGGACGTTGTGGACGAACATTTCTCCCGTGCTCTCAGTCAGCCCAGCTCCTTTAGTGTTGAGAGCAAGCCCATTAGAGTGACTCAGGCTACTAATAACCTATGGAAAGGTAAGAATATAAAGTTTCTCACTGaacaaaaaagaagatgaaaaaaatcctatggttttgtgttaatttttttttgactgttttagATGGTGGTTCCCATCCTGATGGTCAGGGCACTTCATCTTGGAGCAGTCCTTTCCCACCTCAAGTCAGTTCCTGTCTACCATCGGTTTCTGTCTCAGTCCACCCTGAGTTCTCCTCCAGCCCTGTTTCCTTCAGCCATCCAGATGGAGCGCTGTGGGCTAGCCATGTGCTTTCCCAAGCCAGCATCCCATCTCCAGCTTCACTCTCTGACAGCTGGACATACAGTCTGAGTCCCCAGGGCACAAGTGGCTATCCTAATGTTCATGATGTCTACCACTCACACCCACGGTCCCATCCCCACATCCACACCAGGCACCATCACTCCATGCTTCATTCATACTCACCCCACAGCCCAGCTTTGGATCCCAGATTCAATGCATTGCTGCTGCCGGGTGTTAGGAGCCAAAGTCAAGCTACCACCAGCACTGGTAGCTCTCCACACAGTGAAGGGGGCAAAACAGAGCTAGATCTCAGTAACAACAGCCCTATCTCTGCAGCCTCTGTCTCCTGGACCCCTCCAGCCCTGCATGGATCCTTGGAGACTTATGACTCAGGtattttaaagcagtttatttatttaaatataatttgaattgCTAAAACAACTTGTTTAGCCTTCCCTGCTCTCAGGTCACAATGCCACATTAGTGAATGTTAAATCTTTCAATTTGGCTGGAAACTTGCAAATTTTATTGCTGCTTTCTTAGCCAAACATTATTCATGTTACTATATAGAGCTCCTTTGGTAAGAGTTGCTGACTTTATCAATTTGTCTTATCTGGGACTTTTCAGTCAACTTTGAGTGCACTAAGAGTTCACTAAACCTTTGGATATTGTGTGAAACtattttgtgcaacaaaatcAAAGGTGGTAAGTTCTAAAGATTTTCCAAGTCTCATAGTTTGGAAATTCTCCTGTCAGACTTACCATTGGATTACTTACCTGATCTTGTTGTAATAGCCCAGACTTTGTTCAGCTCAGAATCACTTAGGAAGTCCCAACAATTTCTTACTTAGACAGTGATATGTCCAATTGGTaatggaaagtaaaaaataaaaattccccttgtttttttttttttctctgcagctatTGATCAGACCAAGGTGAAGACATCCATTTGGTTCTAGTGGAGGAACTAAAGACAGACTATCTGCTCACACCAAAAACGGACTAACTATGTGACCTTATGGCTGCATGACCAGCACTGTAATGTAAAATGTAGATGAAGAACACTACCTACAGTTTCATTTATGTATGTGTCCTCACAGTCCTAATGAAAATGAACTCAGGCTTGTACTGGTGTGACAATGATGCAGTGGCGACCTGTCACAACCCCTCAAATAATGACAAACGTCTACTAGCTGTAGGAATAGAAAAACTCTTTTGTTGGTGCAAATCTTTTtggcttttaatttaatgtgagACCAAGGAGTTCTGTTTAAAGAGCTTGACTTTGATCGAGGTTATTGGGTCATTGTTAATGTTTgttactgtaaatttcttgcTACATGTGTATTGTTTACCATGCTAATCTGTTATTTGGTGAATGATGTATGAAAACCATTGCTTAACTGATTTCTATGcttatttgttttcagaaatgtgtaATGTTGTAAATACAGTTGCTTTATGTTgaagtaataaattaattaaaaaataattgtgtcTTTAGTTTAGTAAAGCCTATAAAAAGTCAACACAATTCAAGAAAACCTGTCTAAACTAGGCTAAATCTGTTCATTGCTGACAAACTCTCTTGCAGGGAGTTTGCTGCATTCCAAAGGCAGTTATTGTACTGAAAACATCCACACACATTTCCAGACTGGGCACAAAAGAATGCATTTCCTGTCTGGATGGGAAGTTTGTTAGGCTGAACCAGACTACTCATGTGCACAGACACAAACCTGGATATACAGTGGTTGGCTTTGGTTTCAGTTAGCTTGATTCATTACAATAATTCAGTATTAATAAAGTCAGCATGCATGATCTTAGTCTGAAATGAAAGCTAAGATTTGTAAAATTACTCCAGAAGTGTCAGACAGTGTTACTGTGTCAGTATAACTACTGAACATGAAAAACGAAAAGTATTATATATTCCTAAAATATCATTCCTAGAAAATATCATTTTAGTATCTGAATAATGTAAAGTctatatacaaaaaaattatttttgcaactttgCCAATAATTTAACAGATATGAAAgcactttttaatttcatatGTTGTGTTAAACTTTCTTAAGACAGGCAAACTGATTATGTTTCACTGACATAATACTTCAGTTGTCTATGTCATTCACATTCAACTCCTTTTGAAAATTTACTCATAACTATATAATCTGCCATTCAATAAcactataaaatgaaaatgtcctTTAACTccaatttaaaacatatatagACAAagcatcaaaaagaaaaacagcaaaaagtatTTAGAGTAATTGTTTACTAATACAATTAGggatattttttacattttgtttttctttgttggtaCTGATAGTAGAATAAAACATTGTCCTGGTCAACGTTTGATTGACCAGGACAATAAAACATTGCACATATCAGTATAACGATGCTAAAGCTCTTTGAGGCACAATTCAGGTACGTTTCTCTATTAGTTGATTTAGATGATAGACAACGTTTTGGGTCAGGAATCGAGAGATGACATGTAATATCCCAgtagaaaaatgacaaataatcCAGAAGAAGATATTATATTACCTACTTAATAAAACCTCATTCATCTTTCACCTTGGTGATATGAGTGATACATAAAGAGTTAGAGAGAAGGACAAACATTAGCAACAATTTTTagagctggattttttttagatattctgACTGATGCTTCCTGGTGTCTGCATAGTTAATTTGTGCAGTAAGCATCTTCAAAACTCCTAATTTTCGAAAGCCAACTGATGGCGCTATTATATGACAGCATGTACAACAAAATGATAGCTTTGAATCTCTCAATTGAAGTTAAGTGAAGTTAGATTAAGTCCCCAGCAGCTCAGTGTAAATCAATATGAAGTTCCCTGCTGTGACTGAAGCAGATCTACtgcatgtgttttctttttccatgaGTGGCCTGACCAGGTGGTATGACCAGCAATACCAGCCCACCAACATTCCAGCCTCAGCTCCCACGTATCTCATTCTTCATCTCCACTAAACAGTGGGACTTTAAATGTGGAACACAGCAGCTGCATGTCCAGATGGAGAATCAACAAATCTTAATGCACTGAGAGGAAAAGACACATAGCTGAAGGGAGaggacacatttaaaagttagCTTTTTACTGTTCTGAATTCTCTTCAGTTctcaagaatatttttttagaatgttggtatttagttgttttaattCTCCCAAACACAAatcattaaataacaaaaaacacattccaTGAACAGTCAATTAAAAACGTAACATAATTCTTTTATGGATGCAGAATGTGCAACACTGAAACCCTGTTCATGTTAAGTTTCATGTTTCTTCATGCTTTAGACAGACATGCTTgttaaatgacaaagaaaacaactggCACAAAATTTAACCGTAAATCAAGAAAAGCATAGATTTGATATAGATGTCTCACATTTTCTCATAGGGACATGTTATGCTACAGAGTGGTTCAACTATATGGGCAGTGGATAGAAGCAGCCAAAACTGTACTTTTCTATATGCTTTGGCTCCTCAGACAGTTTTACAAGAGTGTGTGTATGCATCAAGTTTAAATTTATCTACAATAGCAGTGTTCTTCTTCCACAAATGTATTGTATCTATTTTCTATGACATTCTTTTAACCATTAAAGATGACACTCAGATTTCAACAGGTTTTTCATACTTGTataaaagattacattttacCACTTAAAAGAAAACGGTATAGTAAACAGATTAATAGTTTGTGAGTATAAATGTGGAGGGATTACGCATGACTGATACCGGTAGTTGCTAATTAATAAAGTTGAAAAGTGTAGATGGAAGGGATGTTAAATAAATCCTTTGCTCACTTGTTTACAGGATCCATTATAGtcagattttcaaaacaaaatgtagttcAAAACCCTTGAAACAATTTGCTTTAGAAATTGTAACAGTCCAATAGTGTGGAACTTATATCTAAAagtgttgttataaaaaaaaaaaaaaaacaataatgaccACTTTTCTTACTGTCTTTGTGTAGTTTGgttgtccaaaatgttttttcccatCAATGTTTGGGCTCATTGCAGGAGTATTTAAACGGCTGCCACCTCATTTGCATTAGCCTGTAGTCTTTAAATCTGCATATAGTGCACTAACATGCTAACAGGCATCCCACTGGCAGGCTTGCAGAATCACCACAGGCACTTCCACTGCAGGAAGACAGTACAAAACGCTCCTTGAATATTTGTAAAACTGTGTTCACTTAATTATGAAGATTAACAAGGAGACAGTAAGAAATTTAGGGAACTCTGTATGTTTAACATAAAATTTGAGTAAACATCAAACAGTCATTGCTTTGTGCTGATACTGAAATTATTCAGAGCattcttaaatgtttctttaagcaGCTTATGATTtgcaaaacaatataaaacatatGTGTTTGAAACCCTTTCTCATTTAACTGAGATTTTATGGTCCTACAAACAAGGACATCCATACAAACAGAtgtactttgtattttttttctcattggcAATCAAGTTCAAAAATACTATTAAATTGGAAAAACTCAATTATAAACGGAGGTATACACAACCACATGCATCAACGTTGCACTGAACCTTAACAAAAGAGATAAGTATAAACTCTGAGCCAATTTCTGGTCCTGGGTCCTCATCTCCTTGTTGACATAATTGCCTTTTCCATCAGTACCCTTCATGTAATTTCTATGACAAAGagctatatttatttttaacaatagcagaaaataatttaattttctttttcattttttgaattaTAGATCTGCTGGTCAACAGCCACATCTCATCTTAAGCATTTTTGATACCACCTCAAACTaaacaattttttgtaaaagagtAAGCTAAAATTTAGATTgttctaatttgttttcttccatccatccatccatctatccattttctaacacccttgtccctagtggggtcaggaggggtgctgatgcttatctccagctaatgttccagGAGAGAGGGGGGtgtcatcctggacaggtcgccagtatGTCGGAGggcaatttgttttcttgtatcTGTTAATTTAGCATATCACTCTgataactgtttattttattttattttttatattcaaatcAAACAACAATATGGGCAACTACGAAACAGCTTACCAGGATTAAGTGCTTTGCATGTGTTTGACATTTTGCCACTTTAGATTTGTATATCATATTATAACATAAGGATATGTAAACAATCCCCTCTGCATGACGCCATTAGTGTTAGTTTTCTGAAAGctcatttttctgtcatctgaGCAAATtatcttcttccacatgtttgatATGTCCCTTACATAGCTTTTAGCAAACTGTATCAGATCATCTCAGTTGTGAATGTCAGCAGCAAAGTGCTTCTCTATGAGATCTTGAAAGgttgacattttgtttgtaataTAACTTTATCTCTGGCCTGGCTCCTGCATTCTTTGGTCTTCAATGATTCTGTTTGTGTATTAATGTTCCCACCAACCTGAGGACCTCACATAGGTATTTATAATAGAATTTATTTATACACAAGTGAATCACAATTACTGATTAGGTAACGTCTAGGTAACatttggttgcactggattttatataAGTGTTTCATAACAAAATGGGGTAATTATAAATAGATGGCATGCCGTTTAGATTTTTGTAGAATCAGGAAATTAAGGAAAAGTATAGCTTTCCTTCCATTTTGCAATAATGTGTTGCTTTCTGTTGGTCTATGACAGAAAAACCCCCAATAAATTTCAacaatgattgtttttgtgacttCAACAAATTATATAATGTATGTATATTGAAATTATACAGACTCAAGAGTTTGAATATTACGTCAAGGTACACTTTGCAGTAGTAGTCAGGCACTCTGAGTAAATCTAgtctgatgtcttttttttaatctctcaaCTGTAATGTCTGACCAGATTATAACTGCACTGCAAGCTTTCAGTGTTACACTAGCGAAAATTAAATcaactaaaacataaattgcaacaaactgaactgaactgaagaaATAAGAAACAGAATGAAAGTTATAGAAAACAGATGTTTTGGGCAGCCAAATAAAGTCAGAGTTcagaaaaaaaggatgaaaagcaAGAGTGAGAGAAAGAAAGCTGATCAGTCATAACAAGGCACAGCCTCACATTCCAGAGTAATTGAGCGGATGATTAGTTGTACAATCAGCAGCACAACTCCAGCTGTCTGaacaaaaatctttataaaGAGAGAGATCTGGATGAAGGATAAGAGAAGTAAGAAATGCATATGGCAGCCATTTCCATTGAAGTGTATTCTTCCCAATTCCTGCAAGCTTACTTACAAATCACTGGGGTAATTAGCACAAATTTACCCGCCTTGTACATGTATTAAGGGTGTTAGGGGTATTAGTGAATGGCTCAACTTTCAACACTGTGTTTTTGTCAACGGGGCAGCCTAATGAAGCGTGCAGGGACTGTCACAGAATACTTGCTTTGCTGATTGTGTGTGATTCTCCAAATCTCCTGTGCTTTTCAAGGATACCTGATTCCTCCTAAATCAACAGAATGAGCACACCCAGGGAGTTTGTGgagataacacacacacacacacacgcacgcacgcacgcacacacacacacacatatatatagcAGAAATTTTGAGGTGATAACATTAGATGGAAATAATTTCTTAAGACATCATCCAGGAAATAAAAGTTGGGCACAAATTTGTCTTCTTAATGTACTGACTATACTCATACCATTAACTGCCTGATTAGATCAACAATACAACCCTGTGGCTGAAAGACAAGCACCATTTCTAACTAAATACTAAACATGTAAGCCTGGAGAAAATGCTCTAAAACCTAACTTGAAATTTTGGGCACTATTTCCAAATGTAACTTTAGCGCAGAAATAACGCTCCACACCATTGTGAAGAATACCATCGTCTGGGGCTACAAATAGACAAAATCAAGGATAGTTTAAAATGCCAGACATTTTTGACCTTCAGGTGTCTCCTGGGAAAGGTGAAGTATATGAGagattttacttaatttttacaaaactgAATCACCACAATGGCAGCTCTTCCAGAAGAAACCTACATTTATGGAATAGGCTAGTCAGAGCtaaaaatttacagaaaatctgCGGGCAGGAGTACTGGCATTCTTATAGAACTGGAGAACTTTTACAAGGTAGAGTCAGCTTTGCCAAGTCAAGAAGTAAGATTCTGATAGAGTCCTGTTGAAGAAGACTGAATGCTGCAATTGAATTAAATGGAACTATGActaattttaagttttctaaTGTGCACACTTGAGCCTTAAATTCTTACATTGTTGATATGATTGCATGTTTCTATAATATAAATTACACTTGCCTTGAGATGGCATTTGTTGTGAACTGAAgtggtaaaaataaactgaactgaatccCTTACAATGCAACTTTAATTTGTAGATCATTTCCCCACACAAAGACGTGTATCTGTTAGTTTTACAGGGCTAGCCAGAATACTTTGAGCAGTTCATTGATCATGGCTTCCCTTTTATTATGTTGGGATGTTTTGAGGGTGCATTGCAAAATGCAGGCATTTCAGCTTCAACGCTAATGTTTATGTTTGCGGTCCCACATGGAATGAGAAGTGAATGGCTTGCTAGAGCTTTGACTGTAAAGGCAAgacagttaaattaaaaaccaaTACACAGTTACCCCACAGGAAAAGAtcaacattttcactgtttaCAATGTGAAGCAAGCAAGAACACCCACCCATAACACAGGCCAGTCACATTCCACTGCTTGCCCACATGCAGAGCATCCAGAAAACATCATGCCTTCCCTTTTTAGTCTGTTACATCAAGAGACCAgtactggcaaaaaaaaataaagcaagtggccttaaaactaaaaactcagTCTGCAGCAAATCCTCCTATGATTAGCAACGGTGCCAACTTTTATTGTCAAATCAATGTACTGAAAGAAAAGTGTGATAGaagaattatttattagctgagtgaataaaaaaataattgctatTTCTATTTTGTTAGAGACCACCCATTCATAAAGGTTTGTAGCATCAGTAGCAGGAGTAACGGGTTGTTTCTGTCAGACTCAGCCTGGGCGCCAGTAACTACAGTGGAAACCAGTACATAGCTGTCATTCCTGTGCTGAGTGAAAGCAAATTTAGCAGCCAACACCTGTTTCCCCTGCTCATTCTTTACTGTTGGCTGCTTCTCCACAGCTCTGCTTGGATCAAAAGGAGCAACAATTCAGGGACCAATATATTTTATAGTATTTATGCCATATGTGCTATTAGAATTTATTGTTTGATCAATCGGCATAGCAGCAAGCTGTTtggaaaagcaaagaaagatgGTACATCTTTCTTTGCTACTCCCATGAGATGTGGGAGTAACATGTTGCTGCCAGAAATTTTGACAATGTTTTTCCCAGTGATCGGAATGTTACCATGcttgtggaaatgttttttttttttttttgctatgtcAAGGGACTGCTGATGATCTCATGGCTCATATTTTTGGATCATTTGCATGAATGAAAGAGCAAAGTATTGTACAAATACCATGCAGAACATTTctagagtaaaatatttatggtTGTTTATGTAGTACTTTTAAAGAATATACAAGTCAGTTAATACTGTAatatctggttctggtttttcttaaaatgttgctAATATGATGATGGTGATGTACAGGGACTATTGGTTGAACAGCCATGTGACAAAAGAGTAGATGGAGGGCAATCcatgaagaaaatgtaagttgtgagttacattttcacacaagttacatttgtgtgaaaatgtacAGTAATCTAATtacagtagattttttttttctctaattacATAAATGGCCTTAATCTTTCACCTTTCCAGTAATATTGACCAGTCAAAAcacttcacactacagtcacattTACTCTtgtactaataaataaaaatacacagattGGTAAGTAATCTGGAGTAAAGTGCCTTGCCCAAGGCTACATCAACATGTGACAGAAGGAAGttggaatcaaacctacaacttTCCAGTTGCAGTACAACAAATTCAAATACTGGGCCACATTCGCTAGAGAATAGCTTGTTAAAATAATCATTGTGGTGACATGTGGTGATGATGTTTAGTTTGGTAAGTCTGCTATAAGAGATTAATTGGCTGCATGTAtccatcaaaatataaaaactctGTTTTAAAGTGAGGATCTGCTGCACTCTGGGGTGCTGGTTTTTGCTGTTGTCTTACAGCAAGAAGGCCATAGGTTTGAATCCCAGGTGAAGAAGTTTTCATGTGTGGGTTCCCTTCAGATACTGCAGCTTCTTCCCAGAGTCCGCTAAGTTACCaattaaagtatttatatttggGTGTTtcaaagccagaaaaaaaaaactttattgccaaatgcaaaatgcatgaaaattaTAACAGTACTTAAATGGGGAGAGTTTAATGCTTGTATTCTGATCTTTTGggtgacattttttaaaaagaagctaaCAACACATAGCATTAAGGAATTCCTTACTCAGCCACCTGCTTGTCAATCATTGTGGTCTCTGCAATGTGACCCTACCTGCTGTTACTGTCCATTGCTCCCTGTAAAGATCATACCATACATACCAGAGCCATTGAAGGGCAGGCCCATTGACCCAAATTGTTCTCAGGCTTAATAGCTGTCACAGAAACCTGGATTTTACCTACAAACGAAACAAATACCAGATGGTTCCCTGAGGAGGCTGCAAAGTCACAAACTGTGATGTGTCACATAAAAACCTTTTACATATTGGTTTAAGTGGCAGAAACTCCTGGAGAAAAGCAATGTATGTAAACAAAATTCATTTCAATCTTATCTGAATTTTGTCTCATATGTCTTCACAGGGAAGCAGTTCTAAGGTTTTCCCTTctgatctttgtttttctaaggGAATAAACATAGAAGTCAAAACCTTGTTCATGTTGTCTTGGTCAAATGCATTgcttaaaaaacccaaaacaaccaGAAATATCAAAGTTCTAAATGTTTGCAATATTCAAAC
Encoded here:
- the vgll3 gene encoding transcription cofactor vestigial-like protein 3; protein product: MQTGRHGHCMRLGIYGAAAGSEDTARLKSQGELLSALFLLSCDFLHLSKVIGFLAMSCLDVMYHQSYGAHYLPAAAYKATYYNHHQQQQQKKLSAYNKMQECTEQQEPPQGGMRGMLQRNQGVQQGPAAAIAESSPRSSAESELKDSTQPAEAEYLSSRCVLFTYFQGDIGDVVDEHFSRALSQPSSFSVESKPIRVTQATNNLWKDGGSHPDGQGTSSWSSPFPPQVSSCLPSVSVSVHPEFSSSPVSFSHPDGALWASHVLSQASIPSPASLSDSWTYSLSPQGTSGYPNVHDVYHSHPRSHPHIHTRHHHSMLHSYSPHSPALDPRFNALLLPGVRSQSQATTSTGSSPHSEGGKTELDLSNNSPISAASVSWTPPALHGSLETYDSAIDQTKVKTSIWF